The following coding sequences are from one Rhodocyclaceae bacterium window:
- a CDS encoding efflux transporter outer membrane subunit translates to MMRAPGAVALAMLLTVAGCKVVGDDYARPAVDVPGAFRGPAAAGDSLGEADWRNVFTDAQLQALVEQVLAGNLDLQSAAARVREAQATLALVRSERLPQASLGLSTQVVPRNPGDALTSRFLAAGLLSWEIDLWGRIERRVEASGADLAGQRAAAAGASVSLVAETASRYFELGGAREVLDATERSAQLQRDALRLMQRRNKAGIVSAAEVRQAEGQLASTEARLPSIQRQIAALENVLALLQGRPPGPGPALPAVLQLPAALPAGLPSSMLERRPDLRQSEQRMVAANARVGEAKALFLPSLSITGAFGAISGQLDQFLRGGTQDVASLGPNVSQALYAGGALVANRDAAVARSEQAVLAYRSAVLNALREVADALTAYDRSGAEFEQQARRATATREALRLADRRFAAGVVSYLEVLDAQRQLLSAETELVNSKLNRQLALVQAYRALGGGWESR, encoded by the coding sequence ATGATGCGTGCCCCAGGCGCGGTCGCACTCGCGATGTTGCTCACTGTCGCGGGATGCAAGGTCGTCGGCGACGATTACGCGCGTCCCGCGGTCGACGTTCCCGGCGCCTTCCGTGGACCCGCTGCGGCAGGCGACTCCCTGGGCGAGGCCGACTGGCGCAACGTGTTCACCGACGCGCAACTGCAGGCGCTGGTCGAGCAGGTGCTCGCCGGCAACCTCGACCTGCAGTCCGCGGCAGCGCGCGTGCGCGAGGCGCAGGCAACCCTCGCGCTGGTGCGTTCAGAGCGCCTGCCGCAGGCATCATTGGGGCTGAGCACGCAGGTGGTTCCACGCAACCCGGGCGACGCGCTCACTTCGCGTTTCCTCGCGGCGGGTCTGCTGTCCTGGGAGATCGATCTCTGGGGCCGCATCGAGCGCCGGGTCGAGGCGAGCGGAGCGGATCTCGCCGGACAGCGCGCAGCGGCGGCGGGCGCGAGCGTGTCGCTGGTGGCCGAGACCGCCAGCCGTTACTTCGAACTGGGCGGCGCGCGCGAGGTACTCGACGCCACCGAACGCAGCGCGCAACTGCAGCGCGATGCACTGCGCCTGATGCAGAGGCGCAACAAGGCCGGCATCGTGTCGGCAGCGGAAGTGCGGCAGGCCGAAGGACAGCTCGCCTCCACCGAGGCCCGGCTGCCCTCGATCCAGCGCCAGATTGCGGCACTCGAGAACGTGCTGGCGCTTCTGCAGGGACGTCCGCCCGGTCCGGGCCCCGCGCTGCCTGCGGTTCTTCAGTTGCCCGCGGCACTGCCGGCGGGGCTGCCGTCGTCGATGCTCGAACGGCGGCCGGACCTGCGCCAGTCGGAGCAGCGGATGGTGGCGGCCAATGCGCGCGTGGGCGAGGCGAAGGCGCTGTTCCTGCCCAGCCTCTCGATCACTGGTGCCTTCGGTGCGATCAGCGGCCAGCTCGACCAGTTTTTGCGGGGTGGCACGCAGGACGTGGCCTCGCTGGGCCCGAACGTCTCGCAGGCGCTCTATGCGGGCGGTGCGCTGGTGGCAAACCGCGATGCGGCTGTCGCGCGCAGCGAGCAGGCCGTGCTCGCCTATCGCTCGGCCGTGCTCAATGCACTGCGCGAGGTGGCAGATGCACTGACCGCCTACGACCGCAGCGGCGCGGAATTCGAACAGCAGGCCAGGCGCGCAACCGCAACCCGAGAGGCGCTGCGCCTGGCCGACCGACGCTTTGCTGCTGGCGTGGTCAGCTACCTCGAAGTACTCGATGCACAGCGGCAGCTGCTCTCTGCCGAGACCGAACTGGTCAATTCGAAGCTCAATCGCCAGCTCGCGCTGGTACAGGCCTATCGCGCGCTCGGCGGAGGTTGGGAGAGTCGCTGA
- a CDS encoding multidrug efflux RND transporter permease subunit, which translates to MVRVFIDRPVLAIVIALVMTIAGAVAGLSLPIAQFPQITLPTIRVSAAYPGANAEVVERAVSQAIEKQVNGVEGMLYMSSSAAGNGAYALDVTFGLDRNADIAAVQVQNRVSQANAQLPSEVLSAGLSTTKSTPDVLMYVALFSPNGTYDELFVNNYLSINVVEAIKRIKGVGTVQVFGSEFGMRIWLRPDRMSRLGITPADVYRAVQEQNVQAPAGQIGAQPSPPSQQFQYGLQVRGQLEQADEFANIIIRAQPDGSVIRVKDIGRVELGSKDYFFSTRYNGRPATAFSISLTPDASAIETSALIKAQLQELASAYPADLAHEIVIDNTIFVKASLEEVVHTFVEALLLVLVVVFLFLQSWRATVIPMIAVPVSLVATFAAFVLLGFTINTLTLFGMVLAIGIVVDDAIVVVEAVEHHMHANGLSPRDATIKAMEEVTGPVIAIALILAAVFVPVGFLGGIAGVMYQQFAITVAVSTLLSAVVALTLTPALCALLLQPKDHHAKPGLLGRFFNGFNTVFNAITERYGAGVARAIRSSVLVLLVLGILIGTAVALMQKVPGGFVPPEDQGYFFAAVQLPPAASLNRTLAVTADLQKLIDATPGAERSLIINGYNLLTGSVQSDSALVVIALKPWEERTTPELGLRSIIRDFYTRAQGLRDATVLPFNPPPIPGMGATGGFSFKLQDRAGNTPQDLARVAQEFTDAARKRPEIGSIYSKFDPRTPAIRLEIDREKAKKLGVPINDISTALQTFLGGVNVNEFSRFGRNFKVSLQAEPEFRADIKSLGLMYVRNQKGEMVPLSTLIVPSPISAPTVIQRYNLFRTADIGGDAAPGYSSGQALAALEQVAREVLPTGYGFEWSGISLQEKASAGQAPVVFAFAIVFVFLFLAALYESWTVPFAVLFAVPLGIFGAMLGLFLTGLTNNIYAQIGIVLLIGLAAKNAILIIEFAKMRRDQGADPVSAAIEASKLRLRPIIMTSFAFILGVVPLILSSGAGAASRVSMGITVFSGMLAATLLAIFFVPVLYVTVERLVARFGGKRRAGGAATALPAGAQRGASE; encoded by the coding sequence ATGGTCCGTGTCTTCATCGACCGCCCGGTCCTCGCGATCGTGATCGCGCTGGTCATGACCATCGCCGGCGCGGTCGCCGGCCTGAGCCTGCCGATCGCACAGTTCCCGCAGATCACGCTGCCGACGATCCGCGTCAGTGCAGCCTACCCCGGCGCGAACGCCGAGGTGGTCGAGCGCGCGGTGTCGCAGGCGATCGAGAAGCAGGTCAACGGCGTCGAGGGCATGCTGTACATGTCCTCGAGTGCGGCCGGCAACGGTGCCTATGCCCTCGACGTGACCTTCGGCCTCGATCGCAACGCCGACATCGCCGCGGTGCAGGTGCAGAACCGGGTATCGCAGGCCAATGCGCAGTTGCCGTCCGAGGTGCTGTCGGCGGGCCTGTCGACGACCAAGAGCACGCCCGACGTGCTGATGTACGTGGCGCTGTTCTCGCCCAACGGCACCTACGACGAGCTGTTCGTCAACAATTACCTGTCGATCAACGTCGTCGAGGCGATCAAGCGGATCAAGGGCGTCGGCACCGTGCAGGTGTTCGGGTCGGAGTTCGGCATGCGCATCTGGCTGCGCCCCGACCGGATGTCGCGCCTGGGCATCACGCCGGCAGACGTCTACCGCGCGGTGCAGGAGCAGAACGTGCAGGCACCGGCAGGCCAGATCGGCGCCCAGCCGTCGCCGCCGTCGCAGCAGTTCCAGTACGGCCTGCAGGTGCGCGGGCAGCTCGAGCAGGCCGACGAGTTCGCCAACATCATCATCCGCGCGCAACCCGACGGCTCGGTGATCCGGGTGAAGGACATCGGGCGGGTCGAGCTGGGCTCGAAGGATTACTTCTTCAGCACGCGCTACAACGGCAGGCCGGCCACCGCGTTCTCGATCAGCCTGACACCGGACGCGAGCGCGATCGAGACCTCGGCGCTGATCAAGGCGCAGCTGCAGGAACTGGCCTCCGCCTATCCGGCGGACCTCGCGCACGAGATCGTGATCGACAACACGATCTTCGTGAAGGCCTCGCTGGAAGAGGTGGTGCACACGTTCGTGGAGGCGCTGCTGCTGGTGCTGGTCGTCGTGTTCCTGTTCCTGCAGAGCTGGCGTGCGACGGTGATCCCGATGATCGCAGTGCCGGTGTCGCTGGTGGCGACGTTCGCGGCGTTCGTGCTGCTCGGCTTCACCATCAACACGCTCACCCTGTTCGGCATGGTGCTGGCGATCGGCATCGTCGTCGATGACGCGATCGTGGTGGTCGAAGCAGTCGAGCACCACATGCACGCCAACGGACTGTCGCCGCGCGACGCGACGATCAAGGCGATGGAGGAAGTGACCGGCCCGGTGATCGCGATCGCGCTGATCCTGGCGGCGGTGTTCGTGCCGGTAGGCTTCCTCGGGGGTATCGCCGGCGTCATGTACCAGCAGTTCGCGATCACCGTCGCCGTATCGACGCTGCTCTCGGCGGTAGTCGCATTGACGCTGACTCCGGCGCTGTGCGCGCTCCTGCTGCAGCCGAAAGACCACCACGCAAAGCCCGGCCTGCTCGGGCGCTTCTTCAACGGCTTCAACACCGTGTTCAACGCGATCACCGAGCGTTATGGTGCCGGTGTCGCGCGTGCGATCCGCTCCAGCGTGCTCGTGCTGCTGGTGCTCGGCATACTCATCGGCACCGCAGTCGCGCTGATGCAGAAGGTGCCTGGCGGCTTCGTGCCACCGGAAGACCAGGGGTACTTCTTCGCCGCGGTGCAGCTGCCGCCGGCGGCATCGCTCAACCGCACCCTTGCGGTGACGGCCGACCTGCAGAAGCTGATCGATGCGACGCCGGGCGCCGAACGCTCGCTGATCATCAACGGCTACAACCTGCTCACCGGCAGCGTGCAGTCCGACAGCGCGCTGGTGGTGATCGCGCTCAAGCCGTGGGAAGAGCGTACGACGCCGGAACTCGGCCTGCGCAGCATCATCCGCGATTTCTACACACGGGCGCAGGGGCTGCGCGACGCTACCGTGCTGCCGTTCAACCCGCCGCCGATCCCCGGCATGGGCGCGACCGGCGGCTTCTCGTTCAAGCTGCAGGACCGTGCCGGTAACACACCGCAGGACCTGGCGCGCGTTGCACAGGAATTCACCGATGCCGCGCGCAAGCGGCCCGAGATCGGCAGCATCTATTCGAAGTTCGATCCGCGCACGCCGGCGATCCGCCTGGAGATCGACCGCGAGAAGGCGAAGAAGCTCGGCGTACCGATCAACGACATCTCGACCGCGCTGCAGACCTTCCTCGGCGGCGTCAACGTCAACGAGTTCTCGCGCTTCGGCCGCAACTTCAAGGTGTCGCTGCAGGCCGAGCCAGAGTTCCGTGCCGACATCAAGTCGCTCGGCCTGATGTACGTGCGCAACCAGAAGGGCGAGATGGTGCCGCTGTCGACGCTGATCGTGCCGTCGCCGATCAGTGCACCGACGGTGATACAGCGCTACAACCTGTTCCGTACCGCCGACATCGGCGGCGATGCGGCACCGGGCTACAGCTCGGGGCAGGCGCTTGCCGCGCTCGAGCAGGTAGCCCGCGAGGTGCTGCCCACCGGCTATGGCTTCGAGTGGTCCGGCATCAGCCTGCAGGAGAAGGCTTCGGCCGGGCAGGCGCCGGTCGTCTTCGCCTTCGCGATCGTGTTCGTGTTCCTGTTCCTCGCCGCACTGTACGAAAGCTGGACGGTGCCGTTCGCGGTGCTGTTCGCGGTGCCGCTGGGCATATTCGGCGCGATGCTCGGCCTGTTCCTGACCGGGCTCACAAACAACATCTATGCGCAGATCGGCATCGTGCTGCTGATCGGCCTCGCGGCGAAGAACGCGATCCTGATCATCGAGTTCGCAAAGATGCGCCGCGACCAGGGCGCAGATCCGGTCAGCGCGGCGATCGAGGCCTCGAAGCTGCGGCTGCGGCCGATCATCATGACCTCGTTTGCGTTCATCCTGGGGGTGGTTCCGCTGATCCTCTCCAGCGGTGCGGGTGCGGCGTCGCGCGTATCGATGGGCATCACCGTGTTCAGCGGGATGCTCGCCGCGACGCTGCTGGCGATCTTCTTCGTGCCGGTGCTGTATGTCACCGTCGAGCGGCTGGTCGCGCGCTTCGGCGGCAAGCGCCGGGCAGGCGGCGCGGCGACCGCGCTGCCCGCCGGTGCACAACGCGGAGCCTCTGAATGA
- a CDS encoding efflux RND transporter periplasmic adaptor subunit, giving the protein MVRRFAACALLLGVAACDKPAAPSAPPVPEVGVMQVSSRTTPLTADLVADIRAYREVELRPRVSGIIEKQLFQPGQLVREGQTLFVIDARSLDSAVADAQAKLVEAEAQLDRAKQDVARYEPLLVDDAIPRQTYDQAVSAVKQAASVVDSRREGVTRARIDRSYAEVKAPVSGQIGLQKVEVGGLASAGQTVLAVVSTLDPVFAYVSVPEAEYLAFARRIAANQPDERLRRQLPVELILSDGSKYEQTGRFDFADREVNSTTGTLTLRAVFANPGDLLRPGMTGRVRVVYEVAKDAIVIPQKAVSELLGRAFVSVVLADGKVEQRPVVTGDRIGDQWLIREGLKAGDNVIVEGLQRARPGSTVKPMPLAAAGGAGAAAPGAAATAAKK; this is encoded by the coding sequence GTGGTCCGACGCTTCGCAGCGTGCGCACTGCTGCTCGGCGTCGCGGCATGCGACAAGCCCGCAGCACCGTCCGCACCGCCGGTGCCCGAGGTCGGTGTGATGCAGGTCAGCAGCCGCACCACGCCGCTCACCGCCGATCTGGTCGCCGACATCCGCGCCTATCGCGAGGTGGAACTGCGCCCGCGCGTCAGCGGCATCATCGAAAAACAGCTGTTCCAGCCGGGGCAGCTCGTGCGCGAGGGCCAGACGCTGTTCGTCATCGACGCGCGGTCGCTCGATTCGGCAGTGGCCGACGCGCAGGCGAAACTGGTCGAAGCAGAGGCGCAGCTCGATCGTGCGAAGCAGGATGTCGCGCGCTACGAGCCGCTGCTGGTGGACGACGCCATCCCGCGGCAGACCTACGACCAGGCGGTATCGGCGGTCAAGCAGGCGGCATCGGTCGTCGATTCACGCAGGGAAGGCGTCACCCGTGCACGCATCGATCGCAGCTATGCCGAGGTGAAGGCACCGGTGAGCGGTCAGATCGGCCTGCAGAAGGTCGAGGTCGGCGGCCTCGCAAGCGCCGGACAGACAGTCCTTGCAGTCGTGTCGACGCTCGATCCGGTATTTGCCTATGTGAGCGTGCCCGAGGCGGAGTACCTCGCCTTCGCGCGCCGGATCGCAGCTAACCAGCCAGACGAGCGGCTGCGCAGGCAGCTGCCGGTCGAACTCATCCTGTCCGACGGCTCGAAGTACGAGCAGACCGGCCGCTTCGACTTCGCCGACCGCGAGGTGAACTCCACGACCGGCACGCTCACGCTGCGCGCAGTCTTCGCCAACCCCGGCGATCTCCTGCGCCCGGGCATGACCGGCCGGGTGCGCGTCGTCTACGAGGTGGCGAAAGACGCGATCGTCATCCCGCAGAAGGCAGTATCGGAGTTGCTTGGTCGGGCGTTCGTCAGCGTGGTGCTTGCCGACGGCAAGGTCGAGCAGCGGCCGGTCGTTACCGGCGATCGTATCGGGGATCAGTGGCTGATCCGCGAAGGCCTGAAGGCGGGCGACAACGTGATCGTCGAGGGGTTGCAGAGGGCGCGTCCAGGCAGCACCGTGAAGCCGATGCCGCTGGCGGCGGCCGGTGGTGCTGGTGCGGCCGCGCCGGGTGCGGCTGCGACCGCCGCGAAGAAGTAG